The Streptomyces tendae genome has a window encoding:
- a CDS encoding HAMP domain-containing protein translates to MESGAATRSTKTTRAKGGQSLSKQGKPRGGTVTVEAAAMNRLLGALVSMRDGNFRKRLTVTGDGVMSEIAAVFNEVADRNLHLTGELARVRRMVGREGKLTERLETGACEGSWAAAIDHSNALVDDLVRPVSEVSRVLSAVAEGDLSPRMELRTQAPDGTGHPLRGEFLKVARTVNNLVDQLSTFTDEVTRVASEVGTEGKLGGQAQVRGMSGSWKDLTDSVNTMAERLTAQVRDIALVTTAVARGDLSRKVTVHVEGEMLELKNTVNTMVDQLSAFSSEVTRVAREVGTEGALGGQAQVPGVDGVWKELTDSVNTMAGNLTAQVRGIAEVTTAVANGDLSRKVTVPARGEVAQLAETINQMTETLRIFADEVTRVANEVGAEGRLGGQANVPGAAGTWKDLTDSVNTVFRNLTTQVRDIAAVTTAVANGDLSQKVTVDVAGEMLELKNTVNTMVDQLSAFGAEVTRVAREIGVEGELGGQAQVPGAAGTWKDLTDSVNTAFRNLTGQVRNIAQVTTAVANGDLSQKVTVDVSGEMLQLKNTVNTMVDQLSSFADQVTRMARDVGTEGRLGGQARVDGVSGTWKELTDSVNSMASNLTGQVRNIAQVTTAVARGDLSQKIDVDARGEILELKNTINTMVDQLSSFADQVTRVAREVGTEGRLGGQAQVPGVAGVWRDLTDSVNGMASNLTGQVRNIAQVATAVARGDLSQKITVDARGEILELKNTLNTMVDQLSSFAEEVTRVAREVGTEGILGGQAEVQGVSGTWKDLTQSVNGMANNLTLQVRNIAEVTTAVAKGDLSKKITVDAKGEILELVTTVNTMVDQLSSFAEQVTRVAREVGTEGILGGQAHVPGVTGIWKDLSDNVNLMAKNLTTQVRNISQVSAAVANGDLTRQVSIEARGEVAQLADTINTMVKTLSAFAEQVTKVAREVGTDGILGGQAHVPGVAGTWKDLTESVNGMASNLTGQVRNIAMVTTAIAKGDLTKKIDIDARGEILELKTTINTMVDQLSSFAEEVTRVAREVGTEGQLGGQARVRDVDGTWRDLTESVNEMAGNLTRQVRAIARVATAVTRGDLNLKIDVDASGEIQELQDYINKMIANLRDTTIANKEQDWLKGNLARISALMQGRRDLEDVASLIMSELTPVVSAQHGAFFLAMPLVDGEDLNAADEEQFELRMLGSYGYSMGSMPTSFQPGEGLIGTAAMEKRTILVENAPSGYLKISSGLGEAPPAQVIVLPVLFEGKVLGVIELASFTPFTAIQKDFLNQIAEMIATSVNTISVNTKTERLLAQSQELTEQLRERSAELEQRQKALQASNAELEEKAELLARQNRDIEVKNTEIEEARQVLEERAEQLAVSMRYKSEFLANMSHELRTPLNSLLILAKLLADNAEGNLSPKQVEFAETIHGAGSDLLQLINDILDLSKVEAGKMDVSPTRIALVQLVDYVEATFRPLTAEKGLDLSVRVSPELPATLHTDEQRLLQVLRNLLSNAVKFTDSGSVELVIRPARDDVPQAIREQLLEAGSLTDPDADLIAFSVSDTGIGIAASKMRVIFEAFKQADGTTSRKYGGTGLGLSISREIAQLLGGEIHAQSEPGRGSTFTLYLPLHPSELPPNGYQQPPMPALEAGDLVASAELAAPESEAPAEVASYREVQTGPAALFRRRRRVTLPQDQRPSAELEEGWPALEQEPVARTPRRGIRFGGQKVLIVDDDIRNVFALTSVLEQHGLSVLYAENGREGIEVLEQHDDVAVVLMDIMMPEMDGYATTTAIRRMPQFAGLPIIALTAKAMKGDREKAIESGASDYVTKPVDPDHLLSVMEQWMRGE, encoded by the coding sequence GTGGAGTCTGGCGCAGCGACGCGGAGCACGAAGACGACGCGCGCGAAAGGCGGACAGTCCCTGAGCAAGCAGGGGAAGCCGCGCGGCGGCACCGTCACGGTGGAGGCGGCGGCGATGAACCGTCTGCTGGGCGCCCTGGTGTCGATGCGGGACGGGAACTTCCGCAAGCGGCTCACGGTGACCGGCGACGGCGTGATGTCGGAGATCGCCGCGGTCTTCAACGAGGTCGCCGACCGCAACCTGCACCTGACGGGTGAGCTGGCGCGGGTGCGCCGCATGGTGGGACGTGAGGGCAAGCTCACGGAGCGGCTGGAGACGGGGGCCTGCGAGGGCTCCTGGGCGGCCGCGATCGACCACTCCAACGCCCTGGTGGACGACCTCGTACGGCCGGTCTCCGAGGTGAGCCGGGTGCTGTCGGCGGTGGCGGAGGGTGATCTGTCGCCGCGCATGGAGCTGCGGACGCAGGCGCCGGACGGGACCGGGCATCCGCTGCGGGGCGAGTTCCTGAAGGTCGCGCGGACCGTCAACAACCTGGTCGACCAGTTGTCGACGTTCACCGACGAGGTCACGCGTGTGGCCAGCGAGGTGGGCACCGAGGGCAAGCTGGGCGGTCAGGCACAGGTGCGGGGCATGTCCGGGTCCTGGAAGGACCTGACGGACTCCGTCAACACGATGGCGGAGCGGCTGACGGCACAGGTGCGCGACATCGCGCTGGTGACGACCGCCGTCGCGCGAGGTGATCTGTCGCGCAAGGTCACGGTGCACGTCGAAGGCGAGATGCTGGAGCTGAAGAACACCGTCAACACGATGGTGGACCAGCTCTCCGCGTTCTCCTCCGAGGTGACCCGCGTCGCCCGGGAGGTGGGCACCGAGGGCGCTCTGGGCGGCCAGGCGCAGGTGCCCGGGGTGGACGGCGTGTGGAAGGAGCTCACCGACTCCGTCAACACCATGGCCGGGAATCTCACCGCGCAGGTGCGGGGGATCGCCGAGGTGACGACGGCGGTCGCCAACGGTGACCTGTCGCGCAAGGTGACGGTGCCCGCGCGTGGCGAGGTGGCGCAGCTCGCCGAGACGATCAACCAGATGACCGAGACGTTGCGGATCTTCGCGGACGAGGTCACCCGGGTCGCCAACGAGGTCGGCGCCGAGGGGCGGCTGGGCGGCCAGGCGAACGTGCCGGGCGCCGCGGGCACGTGGAAGGACCTCACGGACTCGGTCAACACGGTGTTCCGGAACCTGACCACCCAGGTGCGGGACATCGCGGCGGTGACGACGGCGGTCGCCAACGGTGACCTGTCGCAGAAGGTCACCGTCGACGTGGCCGGCGAGATGCTGGAGCTGAAGAACACCGTCAACACGATGGTGGACCAGCTGTCGGCGTTCGGTGCCGAGGTCACGCGGGTGGCGCGGGAGATCGGCGTCGAGGGTGAGCTGGGCGGACAGGCGCAGGTGCCGGGCGCGGCGGGCACGTGGAAGGACCTGACGGACTCGGTCAACACGGCCTTCCGCAACCTCACCGGTCAGGTGAGGAACATCGCCCAGGTGACGACGGCCGTGGCCAACGGTGACCTGTCGCAGAAGGTCACCGTGGACGTCTCCGGCGAGATGCTCCAGCTGAAGAACACCGTGAACACGATGGTGGACCAGCTGTCGAGCTTCGCCGACCAGGTCACGCGGATGGCGCGGGACGTGGGCACCGAGGGCCGGCTGGGCGGTCAGGCGCGCGTGGACGGCGTGTCGGGCACCTGGAAGGAGCTGACCGACTCCGTCAACTCGATGGCGTCGAACCTCACCGGGCAGGTGCGCAACATCGCCCAGGTCACCACGGCGGTGGCGCGCGGTGACCTGTCGCAGAAGATCGACGTGGACGCGCGCGGGGAGATCCTCGAGCTGAAGAACACCATCAACACGATGGTGGACCAGCTGTCGTCGTTCGCGGACCAGGTGACCCGGGTGGCCCGCGAGGTGGGCACCGAGGGCCGGCTGGGCGGCCAGGCGCAGGTGCCCGGCGTGGCCGGTGTGTGGCGGGACCTGACGGACTCGGTGAACGGCATGGCGTCCAACCTGACCGGCCAGGTGCGCAACATCGCGCAGGTGGCGACGGCGGTGGCGCGCGGTGACCTGTCGCAGAAGATCACCGTGGACGCGCGCGGGGAGATCCTGGAGCTCAAGAACACGCTGAACACGATGGTGGACCAGCTGTCGTCGTTCGCGGAGGAGGTCACCCGGGTGGCCCGCGAGGTGGGCACCGAGGGCATCCTGGGCGGCCAGGCGGAGGTGCAGGGTGTCTCCGGCACCTGGAAGGACCTCACGCAGTCCGTGAACGGCATGGCGAACAACCTGACCCTCCAGGTGCGCAACATCGCCGAGGTCACCACGGCGGTCGCCAAGGGCGACCTGTCGAAGAAGATCACGGTCGACGCCAAGGGCGAGATCCTGGAGCTGGTGACCACCGTCAACACGATGGTGGACCAGCTGTCGTCGTTCGCGGAGCAGGTGACCCGGGTGGCCCGTGAAGTGGGCACAGAGGGCATCCTGGGCGGCCAGGCGCACGTCCCGGGTGTCACGGGCATCTGGAAGGACCTGAGCGACAACGTCAACCTGATGGCGAAGAACCTCACCACGCAGGTGCGGAACATCTCCCAGGTGTCCGCCGCCGTCGCCAACGGCGACCTCACGCGGCAGGTCAGCATCGAGGCGCGTGGTGAGGTGGCGCAGCTCGCGGACACCATCAACACGATGGTGAAGACGCTGAGCGCGTTCGCCGAGCAGGTCACCAAGGTGGCCCGTGAGGTGGGCACGGACGGCATCCTCGGCGGTCAGGCGCACGTGCCGGGTGTGGCGGGCACGTGGAAGGACCTCACCGAGTCGGTGAACGGCATGGCGTCCAACCTGACCGGCCAGGTGCGCAACATCGCCATGGTGACCACGGCGATCGCCAAGGGCGACCTGACGAAGAAGATCGACATCGACGCGCGCGGGGAGATCCTCGAGCTGAAGACGACCATCAACACGATGGTCGACCAGCTGTCGTCGTTCGCCGAGGAGGTCACGCGTGTGGCCCGTGAGGTGGGCACCGAGGGCCAGCTGGGCGGTCAGGCGCGGGTGCGGGACGTGGACGGCACCTGGCGGGACCTGACGGAGTCGGTGAACGAGATGGCCGGGAACCTCACCCGGCAGGTGCGGGCCATCGCGCGCGTGGCGACCGCGGTGACCCGCGGTGACCTGAACCTGAAGATCGACGTGGACGCGTCCGGGGAGATCCAGGAGCTCCAGGACTACATCAACAAGATGATCGCCAACCTGCGCGACACCACGATCGCCAACAAGGAGCAGGACTGGCTGAAGGGCAATCTGGCCCGCATCTCCGCGCTGATGCAGGGCCGGCGCGACCTGGAGGACGTGGCCTCGCTGATCATGAGTGAGCTGACGCCGGTGGTGTCCGCGCAGCACGGCGCGTTCTTCCTCGCCATGCCCCTGGTGGACGGGGAGGACCTGAACGCGGCCGACGAGGAGCAGTTCGAGCTGCGGATGCTCGGTTCGTACGGCTACTCCATGGGGTCCATGCCGACGTCGTTCCAGCCCGGTGAAGGGCTGATCGGGACGGCCGCGATGGAGAAGCGCACGATCCTGGTGGAGAACGCGCCCAGCGGTTACCTGAAGATCTCCTCGGGGCTCGGGGAGGCGCCGCCGGCCCAGGTGATCGTGCTGCCGGTGCTGTTCGAGGGGAAGGTGCTCGGCGTCATCGAGCTGGCGTCGTTCACGCCGTTCACGGCGATCCAGAAGGACTTCCTCAACCAGATCGCCGAGATGATCGCGACCAGCGTCAACACCATCTCGGTGAACACCAAGACCGAGCGGCTGCTGGCGCAGTCGCAGGAGCTGACCGAGCAACTGCGGGAGCGGTCGGCCGAGTTGGAGCAGCGGCAGAAGGCGCTCCAGGCGTCCAACGCCGAACTGGAGGAGAAGGCCGAGCTGCTGGCGCGGCAGAACCGCGACATCGAGGTGAAGAACACCGAGATCGAGGAGGCGCGGCAGGTCCTGGAGGAGCGCGCCGAGCAGCTCGCGGTGTCCATGCGCTACAAGAGCGAGTTCCTGGCGAACATGTCGCACGAGCTGCGTACGCCGCTCAACTCGCTGCTGATCCTGGCCAAGTTGCTCGCCGACAACGCGGAGGGCAACCTCTCACCGAAGCAGGTGGAGTTCGCCGAGACGATCCACGGCGCGGGCTCGGACCTGCTGCAGCTCATCAACGACATCCTCGACCTGTCGAAGGTCGAGGCGGGCAAGATGGACGTCTCCCCGACGCGCATCGCGCTGGTGCAGCTCGTGGACTACGTGGAGGCCACGTTCCGGCCGCTGACCGCGGAGAAGGGTCTGGACCTGTCGGTGCGGGTCTCGCCGGAGCTGCCGGCCACCCTGCACACCGACGAGCAGCGGTTGCTGCAGGTGCTGCGGAACCTGCTGTCCAACGCGGTGAAGTTCACCGACTCCGGTTCGGTGGAGCTGGTCATCCGGCCCGCCCGGGACGACGTGCCGCAGGCCATCCGGGAGCAGCTGCTGGAGGCCGGTTCGCTGACCGACCCGGACGCGGACCTGATCGCGTTCTCGGTCAGCGACACGGGCATCGGCATCGCGGCGAGCAAGATGCGGGTGATCTTCGAGGCGTTCAAGCAGGCCGACGGCACCACCAGCCGCAAGTACGGCGGCACGGGACTCGGGCTGTCCATCTCGCGGGAGATCGCGCAGCTGCTCGGCGGTGAGATCCACGCGCAGAGCGAGCCGGGCCGCGGCTCGACGTTCACCCTGTATCTGCCGCTGCACCCCAGCGAGCTGCCGCCCAACGGCTACCAGCAGCCGCCCATGCCGGCGCTGGAGGCCGGTGACCTGGTCGCGTCGGCCGAGCTGGCCGCGCCGGAGTCCGAGGCGCCGGCGGAGGTGGCCTCGTACCGGGAGGTGCAGACCGGCCCGGCGGCGCTGTTCAGGCGCCGCCGCCGGGTCACGCTGCCGCAGGACCAGCGGCCCTCCGCGGAGCTGGAGGAGGGGTGGCCGGCCCTGGAGCAGGAGCCGGTGGCCCGGACGCCGCGCCGGGGCATCCGCTTCGGCGGGCAGAAGGTGCTGATCGTCGACGACGACATCCGTAACGTCTTCGCGCTGACCAGCGTCCTGGAGCAGCACGGCCTGTCCGTGCTGTACGCCGAGAACGGCCGCGAGGGCATCGAGGTCCTGGAGCAGCACGACGACGTGGCGGTCGTGCTGATGGACATCATGATGCCCGAGATGGACGGGTACGCGACGACCACGGCGATCCGCAGGATGCCGCAGTTCGCGGGGCTCCCGATCATCGCGCTCACCGCGAAGGCGATGAAGGGCGACCGGGAGAAGGCCATCGAGTCGGGCGCCTCCGACTACGTGACCAAGCCGGTCGATCCCGATCATCTGCTGTCCGTGATGGAGCAGTGGATGAGGGGGGAGTGA
- a CDS encoding response regulator has translation MVQKAKILLVDDRPENLLALEAILSALDQTLVRASSGEEALKALLTDDFAVILLDVQMPGMDGFETAAHIKRRERTRDIPIIFLTAINHGPHHTFRGYAAGAVDYISKPFDPWVLRAKVSVFVELYMKNCQLREQASLLRLQLEGSEKDAGESKDSAGLLAELSARLAAVEEQAEALTKQLNDESTDAAAVATAAHLERKLTGLRRALDALEPGTGSTSSVSSQN, from the coding sequence ATGGTGCAGAAGGCCAAGATCCTCCTGGTCGATGACCGGCCGGAGAATCTGCTGGCGCTGGAGGCGATCCTCTCGGCGCTCGATCAGACGCTGGTGCGGGCATCGTCCGGGGAGGAAGCGCTCAAAGCACTGCTCACGGATGATTTCGCGGTCATTCTGCTGGACGTCCAGATGCCGGGCATGGACGGCTTCGAGACCGCCGCCCACATCAAGCGGCGGGAGCGGACCCGGGACATCCCGATCATCTTCCTCACCGCGATCAACCACGGCCCGCATCACACCTTCCGGGGGTACGCGGCCGGTGCGGTGGACTACATCTCCAAGCCGTTCGACCCGTGGGTGCTGCGCGCGAAGGTCTCGGTCTTCGTCGAGCTGTACATGAAGAACTGCCAGCTGCGGGAGCAGGCGTCGCTGCTGCGGCTCCAGCTCGAGGGCAGCGAGAAGGACGCCGGTGAGTCGAAGGACTCGGCGGGCCTGCTCGCCGAGCTCTCGGCGCGGCTGGCGGCCGTCGAGGAGCAGGCCGAGGCGCTCACCAAGCAGCTGAACGACGAGTCGACCGACGCGGCCGCGGTCGCCACGGCGGCCCATCTGGAGCGCAAGCTCACCGGGTTGCGGCGGGCGCTGGACGCCCTGGAGCCCGGAACCGGCAGCACGTCGTCGGTGTCGTCGCAGAACTGA
- a CDS encoding DNA translocase FtsK, producing the protein MASRPSAAKKPPAKKAAASAKAPAKKAVARKAPAKKAPARKAPAKKPAPAPAPNPTSAVYRLVRALWLGLAHAVGAVFRGIGQGAKNLDPAHRKDGVALLLLGIALIVAAGTWADLEGPVGDLVEILVTGAFGRLDLLVPILVAVVAVRFIRHPEKPEANGRIVIGLSALVIGILGQIHIACGSPPRSEGMQAIRDAGGLIGWSAAAPLSSTMTDVLAVPLLVLLTVFGLLVVTATPVNAIPQRLRLLGERLGLVHEAGPEEFGADDERYEQQWREALPEGRPRRRPAPQDDDADQAEQEAPSRRRGRPRRSAVPQPDAHRAMDAVDVAAAAAAALDGAVLHGMPPSPVVADLTQGVSTGDHEPTTPTPVPAARPQQEELTSGRTRKHAPAQDTAQQERPPAGVLDMTKAPPREPRDLPPRAEQLQLSGDITYSLPSLDLLRRGGPGKARSAANDAIVDALRKVFTEFKVDAAVTGFTRGPTVTRYVVELGPAVKVERVTALTKNIAYAVASPDVRIISPIPGKSAVGIEIPNTDREMVNLGDVLRLAESAEDDDPMLVAFGKDVEGGYVMDSLAKMPHMLVAGATGSGKSSCINCLITSIMMRATPEDVRMILVDPKRVELTAYEGIPHLITPIITNPKRAAEALQWVVREMDLRYDDLAAYGFRHIDDFNRAVREGKVKPPEGSERELQPYPYLLVIVDELADLMMVAPRDVEDAIVRITQLARAAGIHLVLATQRPSVDVVTGLIKANVPSRLAFATSSLADSRVILDQAGAEKLIGKGDGLFLPMGANKPTRLQGAFVTEEEVAAVVQHCKDQMAPVFREDVVVGTKQKKEIDEDIGDDLDLLCQAAELVVSTQFGSTSMLQRKLRVGFAKAGRLMDLMESRNIVGPSEGSKARDVLVKPDELDGVLALIRGESEG; encoded by the coding sequence ATGGCCTCACGTCCCTCCGCAGCCAAGAAGCCGCCCGCGAAGAAGGCGGCCGCTTCCGCGAAGGCTCCGGCGAAGAAGGCCGTCGCCAGGAAGGCCCCGGCGAAGAAGGCACCCGCCAGGAAGGCCCCGGCGAAGAAGCCGGCCCCCGCGCCGGCCCCGAACCCGACCAGTGCCGTCTACCGGCTGGTCCGCGCCCTGTGGCTGGGGCTGGCCCACGCCGTCGGTGCCGTGTTCCGCGGAATAGGGCAGGGCGCCAAGAACCTGGACCCGGCCCACCGCAAGGACGGCGTCGCGCTGCTGCTGCTCGGCATCGCGCTGATCGTCGCCGCCGGCACCTGGGCCGACCTCGAGGGTCCCGTCGGCGACCTGGTGGAGATCCTGGTCACCGGTGCCTTCGGGCGGCTCGACCTGCTGGTGCCGATCCTCGTCGCCGTCGTCGCCGTACGGTTCATCCGGCACCCGGAGAAGCCGGAGGCCAACGGGCGGATCGTCATCGGCCTGTCGGCGCTCGTCATCGGCATCCTGGGCCAGATCCACATCGCCTGCGGATCGCCCCCGCGCAGCGAGGGCATGCAGGCCATAAGAGACGCTGGCGGCCTGATCGGCTGGAGTGCGGCCGCGCCGCTGTCGTCCACCATGACCGACGTCCTGGCCGTGCCGCTGCTGGTGCTGCTGACGGTTTTCGGCCTGCTGGTGGTCACGGCCACCCCGGTCAACGCGATCCCTCAGCGGCTGCGCCTGCTCGGTGAGCGGCTGGGCCTCGTCCACGAAGCCGGGCCCGAGGAGTTCGGCGCGGACGACGAGCGCTACGAGCAGCAGTGGCGCGAGGCGCTGCCCGAGGGCCGCCCCAGGCGCCGCCCGGCGCCGCAGGACGACGACGCCGACCAGGCGGAGCAGGAGGCGCCGTCCCGGCGCCGGGGCCGCCCCCGCAGGTCGGCGGTGCCGCAGCCCGACGCCCACCGCGCCATGGACGCCGTGGACGTGGCCGCCGCCGCTGCCGCCGCGCTCGACGGCGCCGTACTGCACGGCATGCCGCCCTCGCCGGTCGTCGCCGACCTCACCCAGGGCGTGAGCACCGGCGACCACGAGCCGACCACGCCGACGCCGGTCCCGGCCGCCCGCCCGCAGCAGGAAGAGCTCACGTCGGGCAGGACCCGCAAGCACGCCCCCGCGCAGGACACGGCGCAGCAGGAGCGGCCGCCCGCGGGCGTGCTCGACATGACCAAGGCGCCGCCCCGCGAGCCGCGCGACCTGCCGCCGCGCGCGGAGCAGCTGCAGCTCTCCGGCGACATCACCTACTCCCTGCCCTCCCTCGACCTGCTGCGGCGGGGCGGTCCCGGCAAGGCGCGCAGCGCGGCCAACGACGCCATAGTGGACGCGCTGCGGAAGGTCTTCACGGAGTTCAAGGTGGACGCCGCCGTCACCGGCTTCACCCGCGGCCCGACGGTCACCCGGTACGTGGTCGAGCTCGGCCCGGCCGTGAAGGTGGAGCGGGTCACCGCCCTCACCAAGAACATCGCGTACGCCGTCGCCAGCCCGGACGTGCGGATCATCAGCCCGATCCCCGGCAAGTCCGCGGTCGGCATCGAGATCCCCAACACCGACCGGGAGATGGTCAACCTCGGTGACGTGCTGCGGCTCGCGGAGTCCGCGGAGGACGACGACCCGATGCTGGTCGCCTTCGGCAAGGACGTCGAGGGCGGCTACGTCATGGACTCGCTGGCGAAGATGCCGCACATGCTGGTGGCCGGCGCCACCGGCTCCGGAAAGTCGTCCTGCATCAACTGCCTGATCACCTCGATCATGATGCGGGCGACCCCCGAGGACGTCCGGATGATCCTGGTCGACCCCAAGCGCGTGGAGCTGACGGCGTACGAGGGCATCCCGCACCTGATCACGCCGATCATCACCAACCCCAAGCGGGCCGCCGAGGCGCTGCAGTGGGTCGTGCGCGAGATGGACCTGCGCTACGACGACCTGGCCGCCTACGGCTTCCGGCACATCGACGACTTCAACCGAGCGGTGCGCGAGGGCAAGGTCAAGCCGCCCGAGGGGAGCGAGCGCGAGCTCCAGCCGTACCCGTACCTGCTGGTGATCGTGGACGAGCTGGCGGACCTGATGATGGTCGCCCCGCGCGACGTCGAGGACGCCATCGTGCGCATCACGCAGCTCGCGCGGGCCGCCGGCATCCACCTGGTGCTGGCCACCCAGCGGCCCTCCGTCGACGTCGTCACGGGCCTGATCAAGGCCAACGTGCCGTCCCGGCTGGCGTTCGCCACCTCCTCGCTCGCCGACTCGCGGGTCATCCTCGACCAGGCCGGCGCCGAGAAGCTGATCGGCAAGGGCGACGGGCTGTTCCTGCCGATGGGCGCGAACAAGCCCACGCGTCTGCAGGGCGCGTTCGTGACCGAGGAGGAGGTCGCGGCCGTCGTCCAGCACTGCAAGGACCAGATGGCGCCCGTCTTCCGGGAGGACGTCGTCGTCGGGACCAAGCAGAAGAAGGAGATCGACGAGGACATCGGCGACGACCTCGACCTGCTGTGCCAGGCCGCCGAGCTGGTCGTCTCCACCCAGTTCGGGTCCACGTCGATGCTCCAGCGCAAGCTGCGCGTCGGCTTCGCGAAGGCGGGCCGGCTGATGGACCTCATGGAGTCCCGCAACATCGTCGGACCGAGCGAGGGATCCAAGGCTCGTGACGTTCTCGTGAAACCCGACGAGCTGGACGGCGTGCTCGCGCTGATCCGCGGGGAGTCTGAAGGGTAG
- a CDS encoding helix-turn-helix domain-containing protein, with the protein MSNGNSPEDERPFEDVSEEARPSVSVGRALQQARVAAGLTVDDVSTATRVRIAIVHAIERDDFEPCGGDVYARGHIRTLAKAVRLDPAPLLAQYEAEHGGGRPAPTPAAPLFEAERIRPERRGPNWTAAMVAAIVVVIGFVGFTMVNGDDGGKTDVAGDTDPTASPTPSPTTKTAKPVVPAPDPSDSAIAAAPQDKVTVKVVAADGPSWISAKDHNGKVLFAELLKQGEDKTFQDSTKIDLVLGDAGALDLFVNGEKIEDDWQPGAVERLTYTKGDPQAG; encoded by the coding sequence GTGTCCAACGGCAACTCCCCTGAAGACGAGCGTCCGTTCGAAGACGTTTCCGAGGAAGCCCGCCCTTCCGTCTCCGTCGGCCGCGCGCTGCAGCAGGCGCGCGTCGCCGCCGGTCTCACCGTCGACGACGTCAGTACCGCCACCCGCGTCCGGATCGCCATCGTGCACGCCATCGAGCGGGACGACTTCGAGCCCTGCGGCGGCGACGTGTACGCGCGCGGGCACATCCGCACGCTGGCCAAGGCCGTGCGGCTCGACCCCGCCCCGCTGCTCGCCCAGTACGAGGCCGAGCACGGCGGCGGCCGCCCGGCACCGACCCCGGCCGCGCCCCTCTTCGAGGCGGAGCGCATCCGCCCCGAGCGGCGCGGACCCAACTGGACCGCCGCCATGGTCGCCGCGATCGTGGTCGTCATCGGATTCGTCGGCTTCACCATGGTCAACGGCGACGACGGCGGCAAGACCGACGTCGCCGGTGACACCGATCCCACCGCGTCGCCCACGCCCAGCCCCACCACCAAGACCGCGAAGCCCGTCGTGCCCGCGCCGGACCCGTCGGACAGCGCCATCGCCGCCGCCCCGCAGGACAAGGTGACCGTCAAGGTCGTCGCCGCCGACGGGCCGAGCTGGATCTCCGCCAAGGACCACAACGGCAAGGTGCTCTTCGCCGAACTGCTCAAGCAGGGCGAGGACAAGACCTTCCAGGACAGCACGAAGATCGACCTGGTGCTCGGCGACGCCGGGGCCCTCGACCTGTTCGTCAACGGCGAGAAGATCGAGGACGACTGGCAGCCGGGCGCCGTGGAGCGCCTCACCTACACCAAGGGCGACCCGCAGGCCGGATGA